Proteins found in one Microtus pennsylvanicus isolate mMicPen1 chromosome 14, mMicPen1.hap1, whole genome shotgun sequence genomic segment:
- the LOC142835323 gene encoding disintegrin and metalloproteinase domain-containing protein 21-like → MLSLSWGMRLVERPAIPRAPLLLVALWVLVLVPSQCFQGPPTWRYISSEVVIPRKQIYHGKGFQAPGRLSYSLRFRGQRHIIHLRRKTLIWPRHLLLTTQDDQGALQMDYPYFPVDCYYIGYLEGIPQSMVTLDTCYGGLDGVMMLDDLAYEIKPLNDSHRFEHLISQIVADSAAVGPKNEWKHLDQSTGPSLSRPNSSVAPRMSSRDYASHPAAIKGHFQATYSVHVIARTVERTSRYLFSLISLMDTFMSNINLRYYVMLLSVYNHGDPFRHDFTMPGGVIHNYYLSNFYQRFRPDASSLINDWGPSDDKATPIARGVCSTNGLTLIGKNGRAYIFMSMVVTNRVTRNIGVSLDDETYCFCQRRATCIMFKVPQLTDAFSNCSIAELNEILNTPGELECLFSDFTTYYNETHTYRVCGNSKIDTGEECDCGSNKACYANPCCQNNCKFSKGSICDKEPCCVNCTYSPSGTLCRSIQNICDLPEYCNGSKLTCPTDFYLQDGTPCSEEGYCYKGNCTDRNIHCKEVFGVSARAGNKRCYNINKESYRFGHCQRTKESLIFRACADKDKMCGRLQCTNVTFLPHLQEHVSFHQSVISGFSCFGLDEHRATESTDVGRVRYGTPCSQTNFCDRGSCNGSLAELDYDCTPEKCNFRGVCNNHRNCHCHVGWDPPNCIGDGPGGSVDSGPLPLKMRMIRQSQEPVVYLRIVFGRIYVFIGSLLFGVAFRVAITRIIKYEDLQAALFRGHDHTPGPSMPK, encoded by the coding sequence ATGTTATCTCTGAGCTGGGGCATGAGGCTGGTAGAAAGACCAGCGATCCCCAGGGCCCCACTCTTGCTGGTTGCACTCTGGGTGTTGGTCCTGGTTCCCAGCCAGTGTTTTCAAGGCCCTCCCACCTGGCGTTACATCTCATCGGAGGTGGTCATTCCTCGGAAGCAGATCTACCATGGTAAGGGATTTCAAGCACCAGGACGGCTCTCCTACAGCTTGCGTTTTAGGGGCCAGAGACATATCATCCACCTGCGAAGAAAGACACTTATTTGGCCCAGACACTTGCTGCTGACAACTCAAGATGACCAAGGAGCTTTACAGATGGATTACCCTTATTTTCCTGTAGATTGTTACTATATTGGCTACCTGGAGGGGATCCCTCAATCGATGGTCACTTTGGATACTTGCTATGGGGGCCTGGATGGGGTCATGATGTTGGATGACCTTGCCTATGAAATCAAACCCCTCAATGATTCACACAGGTTTGAGCACCTTATTTCACAGATAGTAGCTGATTCTGCTGCAGTGGGGCCTAAGAACGAATGGAAGCACTTGGACCAGAGCACAGGCCCCTCTTTATCTAGACCAAACTCCAGTGTGGCTCCCAGAATGTCTAGTAGAGACTACGCTTCACATCCAGCTGCTATAAAAGGCCATTTTCAAGCCACCTATTCCGTACATGTTATAGCCAGGACTGTTGAAAGGACATCCAGATATTTGTTTTCACTAATCAGCTTAATGGACACTTTTATGTCCAACATTAATTTGCGTTACTATGTTATGCTCTTATCTGTGTATAACCACGGAGATCCATTTAGACATGACTTCACAATGCCGGGAGGGGTAATTCATAATTACTATTTGTCAAACTTTTACCAGAGATTTAGGCCTGATGCATCAAGCTTAATTAACGATTGGGGCCCCAGCGATGACAAGGCTACTCCAATTGCACGTGGTGTATGTAGTACCAATGGCCTAACCCTTATTGGTAAAAATGGCCGAGCTTATATATTTATGTCTATGGTGGTAACCAATCGTGTTACGAGGAACATAGGTGTGAGTCTTGATGATGAGACTTACTGTTTTTGCCAGAGAAGAGCGACCTGCATTATGTTCAAGGTTCCTCAGCTAACAGATGCTTTCAGCAATTGTTCCATAGCAGAGTTAAACGAAATACTCAATACTCCTGGTGAGTTGGAATGTCTTTTCTCGGACTTTACTACTTATTATAATGAAACACATACCTATAGAGTTTGTGGAAACTCCAAAATAGATACAGGTGAGGAATGTGACTGTGGCTCAAACAAGGCATGTTATGCAAATCCGTGCTGTCAGAATAACTGCAAATTTTCAAAAGGTAGCATTTGTGATAAAGAACCATGCTGTGTAAACTGCACCTACAGTCCTTCTGGGACACTTTGCAGAAGTATCCAGAACATATGTGATCTTCCCGAGTACTGTAATGGGAGTAAACTCACTTGTCCAACAGACTTCTATCTGCAAGATGGAACACCATGCTCAGAAGAGGGGTATTGCTATAAAGGAAACTGCACCGATCGCAATATACATTGCAAGGAAGTCTTCGGTGTAAGTGCCCGCGCAGGAAATAAAAGGTGCTATAACATCAATAAGGAAAGCTATCGATTTGGacattgtcaaagaacaaaagaaagcctCATATTCAGAGCTTGTGCTGATAAGGATAAGATGTGTGGAAGGTTGCAGTGTACGAATGTCACCTTCCTTCCACACTTGCAGGAACACGTTTCATTCCATCAGTCAGTTATTTCTGGGTTTTCCTGTTTTGGGCTCGATGAGCATCGAGCAACAGAATCAACAGATGTTGGACGTGTGAGATATGGTACTCCCTGTTCCCAAACTAATTTCTGTGATCGAGGGTCTTGCAATGGATCTTTAGCTGAACTGGATTACGACTGCACCCCAGAAAAGTGCAATTTCAGAGGAGTATGCAATAACCATCGGAACTGCCATTGTCATGTGGGTTGGGACCCTCCAAACTGCATAGGAGATGGACCTGGAGGGAGTGTAGACAGTGGACCCCTTCCGCTTAAAATGCGCATGATAAGACAGAGCCAAGAACCAGTGGTATACTTACGAATAGTCTTTGGTCGTATTTATGTCTTCATAGGCTCACTCCTCTTTGGGGTGGCCTTTCGTGTAGCAATTACTAGGATTATCAAGTATGAAGACTTGCAAGCTGCTTTATTTCGTGGGCATGATCATACACCTGGACCCAGTATGCCAAAGTAA